A single region of the Lacipirellulaceae bacterium genome encodes:
- a CDS encoding amidohydrolase: protein MSERTPHELMQRLDAVLTHVWMVRTFIKHSEEAEEDDELRDVQRTLYDYLLSLGTAWKEQDGEAYVRQAKKKLSKLQAATADFAEIQPEISTHMNFQMAVRSLQTAVAEVAMLLR, encoded by the coding sequence TTGAGCGAGCGAACTCCCCACGAGTTGATGCAGCGCTTAGATGCTGTTCTGACGCATGTCTGGATGGTCCGCACTTTTATCAAGCACTCGGAAGAAGCCGAGGAGGATGATGAACTGCGAGACGTTCAACGCACGCTCTACGATTATCTGCTTTCTCTTGGTACCGCGTGGAAAGAGCAGGATGGCGAGGCTTACGTGCGGCAGGCGAAGAAAAAACTATCAAAGTTACAAGCCGCGACCGCTGACTTTGCAGAGATTCAACCTGAGATCTCCACGCACATGAATTTCCAAATGGCTGTACGGTCGTTGCAAACTGCGGTAGCGGAAG